TACTGCTATTTCCGCCCTCGTGGTGATGGGTGTTTCCGGCTGCGGCAAAAGTGTAGTCGGGGCTGCCATTGCCTCGCGCAGTGGCGGTCGCCTGATTGAGGGCGACGCCTTTCACCCCGCCGCTAACATTGAAAAGATGAGCGCCGGCATTCCCCTCAATGACGAAGACCGTGCCGGCTGGCTGACCCGTTTAGGCCAAGAGTTGGCGACTGCAGTGCAGAACGGCGAACTCCCGGTGCTGACCTGCTCCGCGCTTAAACACAGTTACCGCGAGACGTTGCGCCATGCAGTGCCAGCACTGGGCTTCGTGTTTCTTGAGTTGACCAGGGAAGTCGCGATTGAACGTTGCGAACACCGTCCTGGACATTTCATGCCTGCGAGCCTGGTCGACAGCCAGTTCGCAACCCTTGAGCCGCCTAACGGCGAACCTCTGACCCTGGCCGTTGACGCTACGCTTCCCATCGAGACGTTGGGCGAACAAGCTGCGGCCTGGTGGAAAGCCTCGCGGCAGTCATAACGCCGCTATAAAAAAAAATACAACTGGAGAGGCACCCATGTTCGGTATGACCCAAGAAACGTACTTGCTCGTCGATGCACTGGTGACCATCATCGGCCTCGTGCTGTTGATCACCCGTTTTAAAGTTCACCCTTTCATCGCACTGACCCTCGCTTCGGGCTTCCTTGGGTTGACCTCGGGCATGCCGGTAGACAAGGTCATGAAGTCCTTCCAGGACGGCTTCGGTGGCGTGCTCGGGTTCGTTGGTATTCTGCTGGCGCTGGGTACTATGCTCGGCAAACTGATGGCCGACTCGGGCGGCGCCGATCAAATTGCGCAAACCCTGGTTCGGGTGTTCGGCAAGAAGCATGTGCATTGGGCGATGATGTTTGCTGCGTTTCTAGTGGGCATCCCGTTATTCTTCGAAATTGGTTTTGTGCTGCTGATTCCGCTGGTGTTCATCGTCGCCCGGCGTACCGGCCTGTCCATCGTTAAAATCGGGATTCCCTTGCTGGCTGGCTTGTCGGCTGTTCACGGTTTGGTACCACCGCACCCAGGCCCGCTGTTGGCCATTGGTGTATACGGCGCCGATATTGGCAAAACCATTTTTTACGGTTTGATCGTGGCATTGCCAACCGCAATGATCGCAGGGCCAATTTATGGCAAATGGATTTCCAAATACGTACCTGGTACGCCCAACCAGGAATTGATGGACCAGCTCGCTCAAGAATCGAAACGTGACAACCTGCCGAGCTTCGGTATCACCGTGGTAACGATCCTGTTGCCGGTATTTTTGATGTTGCTAAAAACGCTGTCCGACATTGCCCTGCCAGACAACAGCGCGATCCGCGTTTGGATGGACTTGATTGGTCATCCGATTACCGCGCTGTTGGCCGCCCTGTTGCTGGCGTTTTACACCTTTGGCGCGGCGCGTGGATTCTCTCGTCAAGAGATTTTAAAACTGCTTGATCAAAGCCTGGCGCCCGTTGCGGCGATTGTGATGATCGTGGGCGCAGGGGGTGGTTTTAAACAAATGTTGGTGGCCAGCGGTATTGGCGACGTGATCGGTCACATGGCCGTCCGTGCTGAAATCTCACCGATACTACTGGCGTGGCTGGTGGCTGCCGTGGTGCGGATTGCCACCGGCTCTGCCACAGTAGCGACTATCACCGGGGCCGGTATCGTTGCGCCCGTAGTCGGCATGATTCCAGGGGTTAACCGTGAATTACTGGTGCTGGCTACCGGCGCCGGCTCGCTGATTCTGTCCCATGTCAACGATGCGGGCTTCTGGCTGGTGAAGCAGTATTTCAATATGACCGTCGCTGAAACCTTTAAAACCTGGACCGCGATGGAAACCATTCTGTCAGTCGTGGGTCTGGTATTCATCTTGCTGCTGTCGCTAGTCGTCTGACGAGGAGATGATCGCGCCTGCGCTCAGGCGGGCGCGATCAGATCAGCGTCACTTCAACCCCAGCCGTTTACGCATGCCAGCGGTAAGGGTTTGGCGAGTGGTGGAATACTCGACCCATGGGTCTTGGTCCTGATCCGCCATGCGCTCAATGGCGTTATGGATGTTCCAACCATTGGCGCCTTTGAGTTCGGCCACTTCATCGCGGTACACCGGCACAGAAATCGGCAACCCCTCGCGGGTGCGTGCCGAGAACGCGCAGACCGTGGTTGCACCTTGGCTATTGCGCAGGTAGTCGATAAAAATTTTCCCGACACGGTTCTTCGGCCCAGACACCGCCGAAAAACGGTCAGGCAGCAACTTAGCCATGTGCTTGACGATGGTTTGGCTGAACACCTTCACTTCTTCCCAACTGGCCTTTGGCGTCAAGGGCACCACAATATGGATGCCTTTGCCGCCGCTGGTTTTCAAAAAAGAGGTCAGGCCCAGTTCGTCAAGAATCGCCAAGGTCAACTGTGTCGCTTCGACCATGTGCTTCCACGGCAACGCGGGGTCCGGGTCCAGGTCCAGGATGAAACGATCCGGGCGCTCCAGATCGTCTGAGGTAGCGTTCCAGGTATGCAGTTCGATGGTGCTCATTTGCACCGCACCGATCAGCGCTTCGGGGTTGTTGATGATCATGACCGGCTGGCCGGAAATTTCCTTGCTCAAGGTAGTAATGCCCGGAATCGCCAGTTTCTCGCCGTTTTTTTGGAAGAACAGCTCGCCGCCGATCCCTTCCGGCGCCCGAACCAACGCCACGGGCCGGTCCTTCAAGTGCGGCAGTATCCAATGCGATGCGCGCGCGTAGTATTGCGCCAGCTGCATTTTGGTCGAACCGCTGCTGGCATCGATCACCCGCTCAGGGTGGGTGATTCTGA
The nucleotide sequence above comes from Pseudomonas sp. AB6. Encoded proteins:
- a CDS encoding gluconokinase, producing MGVSGCGKSVVGAAIASRSGGRLIEGDAFHPAANIEKMSAGIPLNDEDRAGWLTRLGQELATAVQNGELPVLTCSALKHSYRETLRHAVPALGFVFLELTREVAIERCEHRPGHFMPASLVDSQFATLEPPNGEPLTLAVDATLPIETLGEQAAAWWKASRQS
- a CDS encoding GntP family permease, encoding MFGMTQETYLLVDALVTIIGLVLLITRFKVHPFIALTLASGFLGLTSGMPVDKVMKSFQDGFGGVLGFVGILLALGTMLGKLMADSGGADQIAQTLVRVFGKKHVHWAMMFAAFLVGIPLFFEIGFVLLIPLVFIVARRTGLSIVKIGIPLLAGLSAVHGLVPPHPGPLLAIGVYGADIGKTIFYGLIVALPTAMIAGPIYGKWISKYVPGTPNQELMDQLAQESKRDNLPSFGITVVTILLPVFLMLLKTLSDIALPDNSAIRVWMDLIGHPITALLAALLLAFYTFGAARGFSRQEILKLLDQSLAPVAAIVMIVGAGGGFKQMLVASGIGDVIGHMAVRAEISPILLAWLVAAVVRIATGSATVATITGAGIVAPVVGMIPGVNRELLVLATGAGSLILSHVNDAGFWLVKQYFNMTVAETFKTWTAMETILSVVGLVFILLLSLVV